The Apis mellifera strain DH4 linkage group LG8, Amel_HAv3.1, whole genome shotgun sequence genome contains a region encoding:
- the LOC409303 gene encoding E3 ubiquitin-protein ligase MIB2, whose amino-acid sequence MLEVGLRVVRGQDWKWDDQDGGEGHAGTIVEIGKPPSFGNSASSPNPSDRTPDKTVIVQWDHGSRSNYRIGYQGAYDLLVFDNAAIGVKHANIICDGCKRHGIIGIRWKCIQCCDYDLCTQCYMADVHDLNHCFERFQTANSVGIQLTPREGCTKISLKGIFIGAKVIRGPDWEWGNQDGGRGKTGRVIDIRGWDNESSRSVATVSWSKGSTNVYRLGYKGCVDLCYVEEAIAGTYYKEHLPLLGQSIMAVSNNGTNITSIKSGFPLSVSSPRHSTFNVGDKIKVLVDVETLKEMQEGHGGWNPRMAEYIDKIGRVHRITDKGDIRVQFEGCNNRWTFHPGTLTKVISKDTFSLGDIVRVKTDLCAVKLYQQGHGEWIDVMKNALGKTGKIIKIYSDGDLRVALDGHTWTFNPLSVSPVPPGVETVTIQDEPNRNQDWTAEGVDTEVEKLLRDAARGEAGVSAVQEFLKKYPGRVDARAGGPGGGKKTCLQVAAHQGQKDLCILLLDAGASLRAIDEDGDTPLHYAAFGNQPEIMELLLSRGAAINAVNNGKCSALHVAVNKQHAQCVKVLLRHHCDVNLQDSYGDTALHDAIGKDALDIIDALCSCERVDFTLRNKRGFNVLHHAALKGNAYATEKLMARARHLVDVKKEDGFAALHLAALNGHKDVAAILLSSNGGNAKVDLRNNRRQTPLHLATSQGHWALVEFLVHHNADIASIDADGDTVIHIAIVKSPNQSNVVPTPESCQDSPLIYAIWQNLARQGVKTELALVCFLVNVDRSCTLLEHARNSKNKTPLDLLETDSQLAPYINLIRCYQYQSHNNQLEIENSSTSESSIYQIDTVLQSEVVHGTRKCISGSGDASECHNCLGTVTNAMKEREGNRFDPGSSLAIINCTHCGHGIAKTKDGQIATGEISLAKQKEKIKDNVLDEKEKEEDQDKEREKDKDLERLRYLETRIADLEEANMCSICMERRRNVAFLCGHGACEHCAAPLKTCHMCRKVITKKINLY is encoded by the exons ATGTTAGAAGTTGGTTTAAGAGTGGTTCGTGGACAGGATTGGAAGTGGGATGACCAAGATGGTGGAGAGGGTCATGCAGGAACAATTGTGGAAATTGGCAAACCTCCTTCTTTTGGCAATTCAGCTTCTAGTCCCAATCCATCTGATAGAACACCAGATAAAACTGTTATTGTTCAATGGGATCATGGATCCAGGAGCAATTATAGAATTGGATATCAAGGAGCTTATGATCTTTTGGTATTTGATAATGCAGCCATAGGTGTCAAACatgcaaatataatatgtgaTGGATGTAAAAGACATGGAATAATTGGTATTAGATGGAAATGCATACAATGTTGTGATTATGATTTATGTACTCAATGTTATATGGCTGATGTGCATGATCTAAACCATTGTTTTGAGAGATTTCAAACAGCTAATTCTGTGGG gATTCAATTAACTCCAAGAGAAGGCTGtactaaaatatctttaaaggGAATATTTATAGGAGCTAAAGTTATTCGTGGTCCTGATTGGGAATGGGGAAATCAAGATGGAGGAAGAG gaAAGACTGGAAGAGTTATAGATATACGTGGATGGGACAATGAAAGTAGCCGTTCAGTGGCAACTGTATCATGGTCTAAAGGCAGTACAAATGTTTATCGTCTTGGATACAAAGGTTGCGTTGATTTATGTTATGTAGAAGAAGCTATAGCTGGTACATACTATAAAGAGCACCTTCCACTTCTTGGACAATCAATAATGGCAGTATCCAATAATGGAACCAATATAACTTCAATTAAGAGTGGTTTTCCTTTATCTGTATCTAGTCCACGTCACTCAACGTTTAATGttggagataaaataaaagtattggtTGATGTAGAGACATTAAAAGAAATGCAAGAAGGTCATGGCGGTTGGAATCCACGTATGGctgaatatatagataaaatcgGTAGAGTTCATCGTATTACGGACAAGGGTGATATCCGTGTACAGTTTGAAGGATGTAATAATAGATGGACTTTTCATCCGGGTACACTGACAAAAGTTATTAGCAAAGATACTTTTTCTTTAGGAGATATAGTTAGAGTAAAAACCGATTTATGTGCAGTTAAACTTTATCAACAAGGTCATGGAGAGTGGATAGACGTGATGAAAAAt gcTCTAGGAAAAActggaaaaataatcaaaatatattctgaTGGAGACTTAAGAGTTGCTTTAGATGGTCACACATGGACATTCAATCCTTTAAGTGTTTCTCCTGTTCCTCCTGGAGTAGAAACTGTTACTATACAAGATGAACCAAATAGAAATCAAGATTGGACAG ctGAAGGTGTTGATACAGAAGTAGAGAAACTATTGAGAGATGCAGCTAGAGGAGAGGCAGGAGTATCTGCAGTTCaagaatttctcaaaaaatatcCTGGTAGAGTGGATGCGAGAGCTGGTGGAccaggagggggaaaaaaaacttgCCTACAAGTAGCAGCACATCAAGGACAAAAAGATCTCTGTATTCTTCTTCTGGATGCTGGAGCATCTTTACGAGCTATTGATGAGGATGGAGACACACCTCTTCACTATGCTGCTTTTGG aAATCAACCGGAAATAATGGAGTTACTTCTTTCACGTGGTGCAGCAATAAATGCTGTGAACAATGGCAAATGTAGTGCATTGCATGTGGCCGTAAATAAACAACATGCTCAATgcgtaaaagttttattacgtCATCATTGCGATGTTAATCTCCAAGATTCATATGGAGACACAGCGTTACACGATGCTATTGGAAAAGATGCTTTGGATATCATAGATGCTCTTTGTTCATGTGAAAGAGTGGATTTCACATTAAGAAACAAACGAGGCTTTAACGTGTTACATCATGCTGCTTTGAAGGGTAATGCTTA tgCAACAGAGAAATTAATGGCACGAGCAAGACATTTAGTGgatgttaaaaaagaagatggcTTTGCAGCATTACATCTTGCAGCTTTGAATGGCCATAAAGATGTAGCTGCTATACTTCTTTCTTCGAATGGTGGAAATGCAAAAGTAGATTTACGAAACAATCGACGTCAAACTCCTTTACATTTAGCCACTTCTCAAGGGCACTGGGCTTTAGTAGAGTTTTTGGTTCATCATAATGCTGATATTGCTAGTATAGATGCAGACGGAGATACGGTGATACATATTGCAATAGTGAAGAgtcctaatcaaagcaatgtGGTTCCTACGCCTGAAAGTTGTCAAGATTCGCCTCTTATTTATGca ATATGGCAAAATTTAGCAAGGCAAGGCGTGAAAACAGAACTTGCATTAGTTTGTTTCTTAGTAAATGTGGATAGAAGTTGTACCTTATTGGAACATGCAAGAAACTCGAAAAATAAGACGCCATTAGATCTTCTTGAAACTGATTCTCAACTCGCtccatatattaatttgatacgTTGTTATCAATACCAAAGTCATAATAACCAATtaga aatagaaaattcatCTACTTCAGAATCTTCCATATATCAAATAGATACAGTGTTGCAATCGGAAGTCGTACATGGAACGAGAAAATGTATTTCAGGTTCCGGTGATGCTTCTGAGTGTCACAATTGCTTAGGTACAGTAACGAATGcaatgaaagaaagagaaggaaatagGTTCGATCCTGGTAGTAGTCTTGCTATTATTAACTGTACCCACTGTGGTCATGGAATTGCTAAAACGAAAg ATGGCCAAATAGCAACAGGCGAAATTTCTTTggcaaaacaaaaagaaaaaataaaagataatgttttggatgagaaagaaaaggaagaagatcaggataaggaaagagagaaagataaagatttagAACGATTGCGTTATTTAGAAACACGAATAGCTGATTTGGAGGAAGCCAATATGTGTAGTATCTGTATGGAACGTCGTCGAAATGTTGCTTTTCTTTGTGGTCACGGAGCTTGCGAACATTGTGCAGCTCCTTTAAAAACATGTCACATGTGTCGCAAAGTTATcacaaaaaagattaatttatattag